One genomic window of Desulfomicrobium macestii includes the following:
- a CDS encoding NUDIX domain-containing protein translates to MSLVKNRRGTAIVETDHGILLVETRKGMILLPGGGAKKREPRFEAAVRELREETGLLAFSALSLFEHISYSNAHRVVWIVASGEPRPYDDAVALHYCTPETVKNFKTASPATREILNRFWEYQKEHPQLFTMWRIPNSGISS, encoded by the coding sequence ATGTCATTAGTGAAAAATCGTCGAGGTACGGCAATTGTAGAAACTGACCATGGAATATTGCTCGTAGAAACAAGAAAAGGAATGATACTTCTTCCTGGTGGAGGAGCCAAGAAGCGTGAGCCGCGATTTGAAGCTGCTGTACGTGAATTACGGGAAGAAACGGGTTTGCTTGCTTTCAGTGCACTTTCACTGTTTGAGCATATTTCTTATTCAAATGCGCATCGCGTTGTATGGATTGTTGCATCAGGTGAGCCTCGGCCTTATGATGATGCGGTCGCGCTGCATTATTGTACTCCTGAAACTGTAAAAAATTTCAAAACCGCTTCACCTGCAACAAGGGAGATTCTCAATCGTTTCTGGGAGTACCAGAAAGAGCATCCGCAGTTGTTTACGATGTGGAGAATACCAAATTCCGGGATTTCATCTTGA
- a CDS encoding Wadjet anti-phage system protein JetD domain-containing protein encodes MKDLTARCLAWRGLLERGRVAWNVEFAMLERAGIVRREKNSAVLVEEEELQRLLATPEFSDALAKLDSAESLAAAMGLGLRITDRAADCLRLLMALEKTEQAVGLVWRQQLSAELFGNSKHIGSVSILSRIYEDWLALKPSRGELRLKAFSPLTHTAGGPDLSEVTKYQGQAVLMSSHAGPQQYDLSCLCFIMTCENLSPFLELTLPAGLLVYTGGYASRGVAAWLRSAPASCRWVHFGDFDPDGLTIFDRLSVASERDGEFFPNQETLELLQADLPAWQGARAFREGSLRGDQAKVLARWGGRHKLQAEQEQVLYQLRKRVMPLDGVLF; translated from the coding sequence GTGAAGGACCTGACAGCAAGATGTCTGGCCTGGCGAGGGTTGCTTGAGCGGGGCAGGGTGGCTTGGAACGTCGAATTTGCCATGCTTGAGCGGGCGGGGATCGTACGGCGTGAGAAGAACAGCGCCGTGTTGGTCGAAGAGGAAGAACTGCAGCGTCTGCTTGCTACGCCCGAGTTTTCGGACGCCCTTGCCAAGCTGGATTCAGCCGAATCACTGGCGGCGGCCATGGGGCTTGGGTTACGGATCACCGATCGGGCGGCAGACTGTCTTCGCCTGCTCATGGCCCTGGAAAAAACCGAGCAGGCAGTAGGCTTGGTCTGGCGACAGCAACTCAGCGCCGAGCTCTTCGGGAACTCGAAGCACATCGGCTCCGTCTCCATCCTGTCCCGAATCTACGAGGATTGGCTCGCCCTTAAGCCCAGCCGCGGAGAGTTGCGGCTCAAAGCTTTTTCTCCGCTCACGCACACTGCAGGAGGCCCGGACTTGTCCGAGGTCACGAAATACCAGGGACAGGCCGTCCTGATGTCCTCTCATGCCGGCCCCCAGCAGTACGACCTCTCTTGCCTTTGTTTCATCATGACCTGCGAAAACCTCTCTCCCTTTCTGGAACTCACCCTTCCTGCCGGGCTCCTCGTCTACACGGGGGGATATGCCTCCCGAGGAGTTGCCGCATGGCTCAGATCGGCTCCAGCCTCATGCCGCTGGGTTCACTTCGGAGATTTCGATCCTGACGGGCTGACCATATTCGACAGGTTGTCCGTCGCATCGGAGCGTGACGGGGAGTTCTTTCCGAATCAGGAAACATTGGAACTCCTGCAGGCCGACCTGCCTGCATGGCAGGGCGCCAGAGCATTCAGGGAGGGATCGTTGCGCGGCGACCAGGCGAAGGTTCTGGCGAGGTGGGGTGGACGTCATAAGCTGCAGGCTGAACAGGAGCAGGTGCTTTACCAGCTCAGGAAACGCGTGATGCCCTTGGACGGGGTGCTTTTCTGA
- a CDS encoding plasmid mobilization protein: MSSKIPTRRRKQKRDKEISIAVNADEKALITAAAQERNMPVATFLRNLLLADEVKLEKPKDPPKRPCRSVPKADPVLIQNVVMVGNRLNQLARWAELNMDRVDALSILIELNAVQNVLSKFVCGEIVEDAA, from the coding sequence ATGAGTTCGAAAATACCAACACGGCGTCGCAAACAAAAACGTGATAAAGAGATATCGATAGCGGTTAACGCAGATGAAAAGGCATTGATTACTGCTGCGGCACAAGAACGAAATATGCCTGTGGCAACTTTTCTTCGCAACCTCCTTCTTGCCGATGAGGTAAAGCTTGAGAAGCCTAAGGATCCGCCCAAGCGTCCTTGCCGATCTGTCCCCAAAGCTGACCCGGTTTTGATTCAGAACGTTGTCATGGTCGGTAACAGATTGAATCAGTTAGCGCGCTGGGCTGAGTTGAACATGGATCGTGTTGATGCTCTTTCAATTTTGATTGAACTTAACGCGGTTCAGAACGTTTTGTCTAAGTTCGTTTGCGGTGAAATTGTAGAGGATGCGGCATAA
- a CDS encoding ATP-binding protein — MNLPFFSPDPIWARELLLVGYQLFPCSLIPLHGRLTVLSGNNGVGKTTLLDAIQTVILCHQQYISMNVASGQNDRSIIGQLRQRVAWAAIGIAGHEEVTAMGVRLAVRPSGEQLDLSPFVLRRVPLQESLFLDPETSTITPDFQVLSRRILQANPTADYLPFERVDDYHSFLHEQGILPIPLMRPGKKKSFAGLWRQITQPRLTDLQAFLQDMLCPPPARKMNFSDVEKLMHDRRGVEERLKRLVRFRETRLKLEELRLALDSARRESLAADLVVSSGRVQALRQQEGRLRAEQEKAQQELEAQQTALSKLEERESGISSQRDLLQKQQSSLDAQLRRHKDYMAAGKELAEADKRLQAILSEQAGITEKCRVVSEEITSGNAKWRELLVLRERVAGQEIQLAKDVTAWRSFEADLARAAEILGRKIGSAFNVIEVWNEWDGPFQELRLLSTWKEQLTELRRRTKRHEEALLLWKGLVAVNAVTDPPQREDAEARLRAVKDEIIRLSLKEEKLVAERGRIQQLRDTLAQGRPPLPPEAQRMVDQGLADPVAMDFDQLDVQEAATWQTCLGPFALAIRPRDGAEILDKLEGTDRVFVVTSEAGEEDWASRAAAVGGRGALAWYEPQGSVWLSSRARAEQLIALARELEECDSTMARLKAERASQRALEERLTAVLGAWDALCDRESVVLEEALAKRVRVVSEGQARTKACHDCVEKLKSRIQSFELAESPAQLDAVRARIAELDREVKALEEDLARLRTSQEEFQKRQTELERERRESENSRTKAQAQRESLEKDEPLDVLEGRVDFTQAELMARRVAELKKELDSIKGKIRAGAEQLGKLRADVQNRSTTLNDMSGKLRHAVLEMEQATAQWGRYYPAEDPAALHGDWTEARRDKARQAWAEARVALTGQLELVCREYGQELAMPRDREPDQLVGDVLTMLLPPDVELDREEEKLKALRDELAKIEGKLRGYVEAIRNNVDADIRALTRKLQRINDILSNLGFGKVRKVYLEKVHEPAYEGLKHLRGTGQLSLFSSGSAVGLREFLDQIREIIARHAKGAQLEDDQITDYRTYVRLRWAIEDDEGRERRSGFSSGEGLGINLSICLSLLFYEGSDSGQHRGSGILLMALDEAERLDERAMNTVRDLLDRVECQLVLALPRMLNIPDSLTHILTALPQGVTHVGVYVPQAAEPVAAGNDDDEPAGEIA; from the coding sequence ATGAACCTGCCTTTTTTCAGCCCTGATCCGATCTGGGCCCGGGAACTGCTCCTCGTCGGGTATCAACTCTTCCCTTGCAGCCTGATCCCCCTGCACGGACGCCTGACAGTCCTGTCCGGCAACAACGGCGTGGGCAAGACCACGCTCCTGGACGCCATCCAGACCGTGATCCTTTGCCACCAGCAGTACATTTCCATGAACGTGGCCTCGGGCCAGAACGACCGCTCCATCATCGGCCAGCTGCGCCAGCGTGTGGCCTGGGCGGCCATCGGTATCGCCGGGCACGAGGAGGTCACGGCCATGGGCGTACGCCTGGCCGTGCGCCCCAGTGGCGAGCAGCTTGACCTCTCGCCCTTTGTGCTGCGGCGCGTGCCGCTTCAGGAAAGCCTGTTCCTCGACCCCGAGACGAGCACCATTACTCCGGATTTCCAGGTCCTCTCGCGCAGGATCCTGCAGGCCAACCCTACGGCCGACTACCTGCCCTTTGAGCGCGTGGATGATTACCACTCTTTTCTGCACGAGCAGGGCATCCTGCCCATCCCGCTCATGCGGCCCGGCAAGAAGAAGAGTTTCGCCGGATTGTGGCGGCAGATCACGCAACCGCGCCTGACGGACCTGCAGGCATTTCTGCAGGACATGCTCTGCCCGCCGCCCGCCAGGAAGATGAATTTCAGCGACGTGGAAAAGCTGATGCACGATCGGCGCGGCGTGGAAGAACGCCTCAAGCGCCTGGTCCGCTTCAGGGAGACGCGGCTTAAACTTGAGGAGCTGCGCCTTGCTTTGGATAGCGCGCGCCGTGAGAGCCTGGCCGCCGACCTTGTGGTGTCCTCGGGGCGTGTCCAAGCCTTGCGACAGCAGGAGGGCAGGCTCCGGGCGGAGCAGGAAAAGGCTCAGCAGGAACTGGAGGCACAGCAGACCGCCTTGAGCAAGTTGGAGGAGCGGGAGTCCGGGATTTCCTCTCAACGCGATCTTCTACAGAAACAGCAATCGTCGCTGGATGCCCAATTGCGGCGTCACAAGGATTACATGGCCGCTGGCAAGGAGCTGGCCGAGGCGGACAAGCGTCTTCAGGCCATTCTTTCCGAACAGGCGGGCATCACGGAGAAATGCCGCGTCGTGTCGGAGGAAATCACTTCTGGCAATGCCAAATGGAGAGAGCTTCTGGTTTTACGGGAACGGGTGGCCGGGCAGGAAATCCAGCTGGCCAAGGATGTGACGGCCTGGCGGAGCTTCGAGGCCGATCTGGCCAGGGCTGCGGAAATTTTGGGCCGCAAGATTGGCTCCGCCTTCAATGTCATCGAGGTCTGGAACGAGTGGGACGGGCCTTTTCAGGAACTGCGTCTTCTCTCCACGTGGAAGGAACAGCTGACGGAACTGCGCCGCCGCACGAAACGCCATGAAGAGGCCTTGCTGCTTTGGAAGGGCCTGGTGGCGGTAAACGCGGTGACCGATCCTCCCCAGCGTGAGGATGCTGAAGCCAGACTGCGCGCCGTCAAGGATGAAATCATCCGTCTGAGCCTCAAGGAGGAGAAGCTTGTCGCCGAGCGCGGCCGTATTCAGCAGTTGCGCGACACCCTGGCCCAGGGCCGTCCGCCCCTGCCGCCCGAGGCGCAGCGTATGGTCGATCAGGGCTTGGCCGATCCCGTGGCCATGGATTTTGACCAGCTCGACGTCCAGGAGGCCGCAACGTGGCAGACGTGTCTTGGCCCTTTTGCTCTGGCAATCCGCCCCAGGGATGGTGCCGAGATTCTGGACAAGCTGGAAGGAACGGACAGGGTTTTCGTGGTCACCTCCGAGGCCGGGGAAGAGGACTGGGCGAGCCGCGCTGCTGCGGTTGGCGGGCGGGGCGCTTTGGCCTGGTACGAGCCGCAGGGCTCAGTCTGGTTGTCCAGCCGCGCGCGTGCGGAACAGCTCATCGCCCTTGCTCGGGAACTGGAGGAATGCGACTCAACCATGGCCCGCCTCAAAGCCGAGCGGGCTTCCCAGCGGGCGCTGGAAGAGCGCCTTACCGCAGTGCTCGGGGCCTGGGACGCCCTGTGTGACCGGGAGAGCGTGGTGCTTGAGGAGGCACTGGCCAAGCGGGTCCGCGTAGTGTCCGAAGGCCAGGCCCGGACCAAGGCCTGCCATGACTGCGTCGAGAAGCTCAAAAGCCGCATCCAGTCCTTCGAACTGGCGGAAAGTCCGGCGCAGCTCGATGCCGTGCGCGCCAGGATCGCGGAGCTGGATCGAGAGGTAAAAGCCCTGGAAGAGGACCTCGCGCGGCTGCGCACCAGTCAGGAAGAATTTCAGAAGCGGCAGACCGAGCTTGAGCGGGAGCGGCGGGAATCCGAGAATTCAAGGACCAAAGCCCAAGCCCAGCGCGAAAGCCTGGAAAAAGATGAGCCCCTCGATGTCCTGGAGGGCCGCGTCGATTTTACCCAGGCCGAACTCATGGCGCGGCGGGTGGCGGAGCTGAAGAAGGAACTGGACTCCATCAAGGGGAAAATTCGCGCCGGAGCTGAGCAGCTGGGCAAACTGCGGGCTGATGTCCAGAACCGATCCACTACCCTGAACGACATGTCCGGCAAGCTTCGCCATGCGGTCCTGGAAATGGAGCAGGCCACAGCCCAGTGGGGTCGGTATTATCCAGCCGAAGATCCCGCCGCCCTCCACGGAGACTGGACCGAGGCCAGGCGCGACAAGGCCCGGCAGGCCTGGGCCGAGGCAAGGGTGGCCCTGACCGGGCAGCTGGAGCTTGTCTGCCGGGAATACGGCCAGGAGCTGGCCATGCCCCGGGACAGGGAACCCGATCAGCTGGTGGGCGATGTGCTGACCATGCTGCTGCCTCCCGACGTTGAGCTTGATCGCGAGGAAGAGAAGCTCAAGGCTCTGCGCGACGAACTGGCGAAGATCGAAGGCAAGCTGCGTGGGTACGTGGAAGCGATTCGCAACAATGTGGACGCCGATATCCGCGCCTTGACCCGCAAGCTGCAAAGGATCAACGACATCCTCTCTAACCTGGGCTTTGGCAAGGTTCGCAAGGTGTATCTGGAGAAAGTGCATGAGCCCGCCTACGAGGGGCTCAAGCATCTGCGGGGCACCGGTCAGCTGTCGCTCTTTTCGTCCGGATCGGCTGTGGGCTTACGTGAATTCCTGGATCAGATCCGGGAGATCATCGCCCGCCATGCCAAGGGCGCGCAACTCGAAGACGATCAGATCACGGATTACCGAACCTATGTCCGCCTGCGTTGGGCCATTGAGGACGACGAAGGCCGTGAACGCCGCAGCGGTTTTTCAAGCGGTGAGGGCCTCGGCATCAACCTGTCCATTTGCCTGAGCCTGCTTTTCTATGAAGGCTCGGACTCGGGCCAGCATCGCGGCAGCGGCATCCTGCTCATGGCCCTGGACGAGGCCGAGCGTCTTGATGAGCGGGCCATGAACACCGTGCGCGACCTGCTGGACAGGGTGGAGTGCCAGCTGGTGCTGGCCTTGCCCAGAATGCTCAACATCCCCGACTCGTTGACGCATATTCTGACGGCGCTGCCACAGGGCGTGACCCATGTAGGTGTGTATGTTCCGCAGGCGGCTGAGCCCGTTGCCGCAGGAAACGACGATGACGAGCCTGCCGGAGAAATTGCGTGA
- a CDS encoding IS1380 family transposase, translating into MLITDIKRNEGNNIGHVGLALIGEMARVCGLDTLVDRLGPGKTPQIKEREIFRTLAGLMCQGKTDFDHVREYYGDDFFATSLGLGRVPSAEILRQRFQRIALETDLDAQLPQCSIELWKKTGMQPEIIEMTRDKKKEHWVRLDVDVSIFDNADTEKEGASATYDKRFGFAPIFAHLGGGWLVNAKLRPGSSHSSCEGTDEFILESLGYAKSMVDANILVVADSGFDSQDRLEKLFTQSRTGFIIKHNLRREPVDGWLATAREHAQEVENYSTSREKGRKYRGFVMREVGKKKRKIRQIFEVTEVLSKDGVFMMIPEVRVCVLWTNLEFEAEQALKLYRKRGTSEQYHGEFKTEMDMERLPSGKFAVNATFLRLGMLVYNMLRVASVDLVVARMLGLKKANRRRTKTVMRSMMNICARITRHARKVILHVSCPEPWFKVVSDLFYRLKTA; encoded by the coding sequence ATGCTCATTACCGATATCAAACGAAACGAAGGAAATAACATTGGTCATGTCGGCCTGGCTTTGATTGGCGAGATGGCCAGGGTTTGCGGTCTGGATACTCTGGTTGACCGTCTGGGGCCTGGAAAAACTCCGCAGATCAAGGAGCGCGAAATTTTCCGCACACTGGCCGGCCTCATGTGTCAGGGCAAAACGGATTTCGATCATGTCCGCGAATATTACGGCGACGATTTCTTTGCGACCAGCCTTGGCCTTGGGCGCGTTCCTTCCGCCGAGATCCTGCGACAACGGTTCCAGCGAATCGCCCTGGAAACGGATCTTGATGCCCAGTTGCCCCAATGCTCGATCGAACTGTGGAAAAAGACCGGAATGCAGCCGGAAATCATCGAGATGACCAGAGACAAAAAGAAAGAGCACTGGGTGCGCCTTGATGTCGACGTCAGCATTTTCGACAACGCCGACACGGAGAAGGAAGGCGCCAGCGCGACCTACGACAAGAGATTTGGCTTCGCCCCGATCTTCGCCCATTTGGGCGGTGGGTGGTTGGTCAACGCCAAGCTTCGTCCCGGATCGAGCCACTCCAGTTGTGAGGGCACGGACGAGTTCATCCTGGAAAGCCTCGGGTATGCCAAGTCCATGGTCGATGCGAATATTCTCGTGGTGGCCGACAGCGGATTTGACAGCCAGGACCGTCTGGAAAAACTGTTCACGCAATCGCGCACCGGCTTCATCATCAAGCACAATCTGCGCAGGGAGCCGGTGGACGGCTGGCTCGCCACGGCCAGAGAGCACGCGCAGGAAGTAGAGAATTACTCGACGTCGCGGGAAAAAGGCCGAAAATATCGAGGATTCGTGATGCGCGAAGTCGGAAAAAAGAAAAGGAAAATCCGACAAATTTTCGAGGTCACGGAAGTGCTGAGCAAGGACGGCGTGTTCATGATGATTCCGGAGGTCCGCGTCTGCGTTTTGTGGACCAATCTGGAATTTGAGGCCGAGCAGGCTTTGAAGCTTTACCGCAAGCGGGGCACCAGCGAGCAGTATCACGGGGAATTTAAGACCGAGATGGACATGGAGCGTCTGCCGTCTGGGAAGTTTGCCGTGAATGCCACCTTTCTGCGTTTGGGCATGCTGGTTTACAATATGCTCCGGGTAGCCTCCGTGGACTTGGTTGTGGCTCGGATGCTGGGGCTGAAAAAAGCCAACCGTCGCAGAACCAAGACGGTCATGCGGAGCATGATGAACATTTGCGCCCGGATCACCCGCCATGCCCGCAAGGTGATCCTGCATGTCTCCTGCCCGGAGCCATGGTTCAAGGTGGTCTCTGACCTGTTCTATCGTCTCAAGACGGCGTAA
- a CDS encoding condensin complex protein MksE yields the protein MSDVPMQDPMPDEGDGNVLFASPALSRRIIHSLQRGEHIDPFMGPEFRFLDRNQSDWEDFFAFLGYRLCRSDLGGESFFYLKPEWGKIKAERLSRGATFLGIFLAWHFVTEGVDGQESVPAADLAGRILSNFDFNMLVPVFLPVQGRGRQRAETEKNRDKMIDAIRTFLNELARYRFVELRPSVRAEWRDLQVYRLPGLQRFLEISRNALLHQGSEATDLLGVVRTLWAGFETEPESDDSDDAAEDE from the coding sequence ATGTCTGACGTCCCAATGCAAGATCCCATGCCCGACGAGGGCGACGGCAATGTCCTCTTCGCCTCGCCGGCCCTGTCCCGGCGCATCATCCACAGCCTGCAACGCGGCGAGCATATCGACCCCTTCATGGGGCCCGAGTTCCGCTTTCTGGACCGCAACCAGTCGGACTGGGAGGATTTCTTTGCTTTCCTGGGATACAGGCTGTGCCGCAGCGACCTTGGGGGCGAGAGCTTCTTTTATCTCAAGCCCGAGTGGGGAAAGATCAAGGCCGAACGACTCAGCCGCGGGGCGACCTTCCTAGGCATCTTTCTGGCCTGGCATTTCGTGACAGAAGGGGTTGACGGCCAGGAGTCAGTCCCGGCCGCCGATCTGGCGGGGCGGATTCTCTCGAACTTTGATTTCAACATGCTTGTTCCGGTCTTTCTGCCTGTTCAAGGGCGGGGTCGTCAGCGGGCCGAGACGGAGAAGAATCGCGATAAAATGATCGACGCCATCCGCACATTCCTGAACGAGCTGGCTCGCTACCGTTTTGTGGAGCTGCGACCCTCTGTCCGGGCGGAGTGGCGGGATCTTCAGGTCTACCGACTGCCGGGCCTGCAGCGTTTTCTGGAGATCAGCCGCAACGCGCTCCTGCACCAGGGCAGCGAGGCGACCGACCTGCTCGGTGTGGTCAGAACCCTGTGGGCCGGATTCGAGACTGAACCGGAAAGCGATGACAGCGACGACGCGGCGGAGGACGAATGA
- a CDS encoding helix-turn-helix transcriptional regulator, with protein MIADMIPYVRDDGQIGAHSLHYQSKPQPFEISMANESQKLQQLQRILLLYQLVKTKPEMSSKALQEELGVGKSTYNRDREFMKKLGVCFEYDKANKRQKLTKDAFLPIPDLSLDERLAIILALSQLGELQESFLAKHARAAAAKLMAGQEKAFCDVCKALLIQDLAHKGHSRQERIVDDLLNATINRRRIRISYCKPGQPAEDYEVEPYQVFVVDGFLYLDGYCIERKEIRCFKVCRIRSVRDLGLTFSNLREYDFARRRTNVFGIYASDQEPEHVKVWFAGEIAPFIREESRHASQKLTENSDGSLFFEVDVAEPEEVLWWALRWGGNFEIIEPQWLRDEAIKTIKKMAQRYKRQ; from the coding sequence TTGATCGCGGACATGATCCCGTACGTGCGGGACGATGGTCAAATTGGTGCGCACAGCCTGCATTATCAGAGCAAACCCCAACCTTTCGAGATCAGCATGGCCAACGAATCCCAGAAGCTCCAGCAACTGCAACGCATCCTGCTCCTCTACCAACTCGTCAAGACCAAGCCGGAAATGTCCTCCAAGGCGCTTCAAGAGGAACTGGGTGTTGGCAAGTCGACCTACAACCGAGACCGGGAATTCATGAAGAAGCTGGGGGTCTGCTTTGAATATGACAAGGCAAACAAACGGCAGAAGCTGACAAAGGACGCGTTCCTGCCAATTCCGGACCTGAGCCTCGATGAACGCCTGGCCATCATCCTGGCCCTGAGCCAGCTGGGGGAATTGCAGGAGTCCTTCCTGGCCAAGCACGCCCGGGCAGCGGCGGCGAAACTCATGGCCGGGCAAGAGAAAGCCTTCTGCGACGTCTGCAAGGCGCTTCTCATACAGGATCTCGCCCATAAAGGGCATTCACGGCAGGAGCGGATCGTCGACGACCTGCTCAACGCCACCATCAACCGCCGGCGCATCCGCATCAGCTACTGCAAACCGGGACAGCCAGCCGAGGATTACGAGGTCGAGCCATATCAGGTGTTCGTGGTCGATGGATTCCTGTACCTGGACGGGTACTGCATTGAACGCAAGGAGATCCGCTGCTTCAAAGTGTGCCGCATACGCAGCGTACGCGACCTTGGGCTGACATTCTCAAATCTGCGCGAATACGATTTCGCCCGCAGGCGGACCAACGTCTTCGGGATCTACGCCTCGGACCAGGAACCCGAGCACGTCAAAGTCTGGTTCGCAGGGGAAATAGCGCCGTTCATCCGCGAAGAGTCCCGCCACGCCTCGCAGAAGCTCACCGAAAACAGTGACGGGAGCCTCTTCTTCGAGGTCGATGTGGCGGAACCGGAAGAGGTCTTGTGGTGGGCCCTGCGCTGGGGAGGGAATTTCGAGATCATCGAACCGCAGTGGCTCAGGGACGAGGCCATCAAGACCATCAAAAAAATGGCGCAGCGATATAAGAGACAGTGA
- a CDS encoding HD domain-containing protein, translated as MNASPNEIKLLVRAIAFASEKHSTQRRKDAAESPYINHPIALVDVLANEGNVTNIETLCAAALHDTIEDTATTADELKSIFGEKITSIVLELTDDKSLPKHVRKEKQIEHAPHCSPEAKLVKLADKICNLRNIITAPPADWSAERKQEYFDWATRVTNGLRGSNSELESIFSNLLKTKKF; from the coding sequence ATGAATGCAAGTCCAAACGAAATTAAACTTCTTGTCCGAGCAATCGCTTTTGCCTCTGAAAAACACAGCACCCAACGCCGAAAAGACGCTGCAGAATCGCCATACATAAACCACCCCATCGCCTTGGTCGACGTCCTGGCCAATGAGGGCAACGTCACCAACATCGAAACTCTCTGCGCCGCCGCCTTGCACGACACCATTGAAGATACGGCAACCACTGCCGACGAACTTAAGTCGATCTTCGGCGAAAAAATCACGTCCATCGTCCTTGAACTGACTGACGACAAATCCCTGCCCAAGCATGTCCGCAAAGAAAAACAGATCGAACACGCGCCCCACTGCTCACCCGAAGCCAAGTTGGTAAAACTTGCCGACAAGATCTGCAATCTAAGAAATATTATCACTGCGCCCCCGGCAGACTGGTCTGCGGAGCGTAAGCAGGAATATTTTGACTGGGCAACGAGGGTTACTAATGGATTGCGCGGATCAAATTCTGAATTAGAATCAATATTTAGCAACTTGCTTAAAACAAAAAAATTCTAA
- a CDS encoding Fic family protein, whose amino-acid sequence MHHDAFAILNALKSTLDEHRPLAPDLFRSLRKDIVLRYTYHSNAIEGNPLTLTETKVVLEDGLTIGGKLLRHHLEVVNHADAITHLEDLAKKNVLLDESGLKDLHQLVMRGLDNEAGSYRGCNVIITGAGHTPPDHHLVDEHMQNFFDWYRGEAQMLHPVERAAKVHADLVIIHPFRDGNGRASRLAMNLELMRAGFPTAIIPVEDRLEYYQHLDKAGKDADYGPFVQQLAQLVEQSFKPYWYLLGLA is encoded by the coding sequence ATGCATCATGACGCCTTCGCCATTCTGAACGCCCTGAAGTCCACGCTTGACGAGCATCGCCCGCTTGCTCCGGACCTCTTTCGGAGTCTGCGAAAGGACATTGTGCTGAGGTACACCTACCATTCCAACGCCATCGAGGGGAACCCTCTTACCCTCACAGAGACCAAGGTGGTGCTTGAGGATGGGTTGACCATCGGCGGGAAACTGCTGCGTCATCATCTCGAAGTCGTCAACCATGCCGACGCCATTACCCATCTGGAAGATCTCGCGAAGAAGAATGTCCTGCTCGATGAGAGCGGTCTCAAGGATCTTCATCAGCTTGTCATGCGAGGGCTCGACAACGAAGCCGGGAGTTATCGTGGCTGTAACGTCATCATCACCGGTGCAGGGCATACACCGCCCGATCATCACCTTGTCGATGAACACATGCAGAATTTTTTTGATTGGTACCGTGGCGAGGCTCAGATGCTTCATCCTGTGGAAAGGGCTGCCAAGGTGCATGCCGACTTGGTCATCATCCATCCCTTTCGGGACGGCAACGGCAGGGCTTCCAGGCTTGCCATGAACCTGGAACTCATGAGGGCAGGATTTCCGACCGCCATCATCCCGGTGGAGGATCGACTCGAGTATTACCAACATCTGGACAAAGCGGGGAAGGACGCGGACTATGGTCCTTTCGTCCAGCAGCTTGCTCAGCTGGTCGAGCAGAGTTTCAAGCCCTATTGGTATCTGCTCGGCTTAGCCTAG
- a CDS encoding helix-turn-helix transcriptional regulator has protein sequence MFKNEQKVYNEHEVANILNISVKTLQQWRHLGKPPVYIKCGRSVRYLSDDLMKFVENCKVNPLRGSN, from the coding sequence ATGTTTAAAAATGAACAGAAAGTGTACAATGAGCATGAGGTTGCAAATATTTTGAATATTAGCGTCAAAACTCTTCAGCAATGGCGTCATCTTGGTAAGCCACCTGTTTATATTAAGTGCGGACGGAGTGTAAGGTATTTGTCTGATGATTTGATGAAATTTGTAGAGAATTGCAAAGTCAATCCACTCCGTGGTAGTAATTAA
- a CDS encoding helix-turn-helix domain-containing protein — MDLEFEDVFRRISEQTDLKTSTNLAEFLGISSASVSKQKTGNTFPAAWAILIAKQYNLDLNYIVFGEKYADKMRKDDEDMNVLIKNYVEKKHDFELKDGDYVLKALSGEIELMIGRFLGHIKK; from the coding sequence ATGGATTTGGAGTTCGAAGACGTTTTCCGGCGGATATCCGAGCAGACTGATCTCAAGACGTCCACGAACCTTGCAGAGTTTTTGGGGATATCGAGCGCTTCAGTGTCGAAGCAGAAAACCGGGAACACGTTCCCGGCAGCATGGGCTATATTGATTGCAAAACAATATAATCTGGATCTAAATTATATTGTTTTCGGAGAAAAATATGCGGATAAAATGAGAAAAGATGATGAGGATATGAATGTCTTAATTAAAAATTATGTAGAAAAAAAACATGATTTTGAACTAAAAGATGGAGATTATGTTTTGAAAGCTCTTTCTGGTGAAATTGAGCTCATGATTGGGAGGTTTTTGGGTCATATTAAAAAGTAA